In one Polaribacter sp. ALD11 genomic region, the following are encoded:
- a CDS encoding FecR family protein, giving the protein MIKKKYNTINDFLEDASFKNWALQNNGTDINFWEFWIEKNPDKAVLVNKAKDLVLGISFDKALVSKEKVAFEWGKLEAKIQAKKTKPKRKVRFLKQFSAAASILLLISIGFYFINSNSKITHRTNYGEILTIKLQDGSDVTLNSNSSLSYYKNESRKVWLSGEAFFQVDKKVATNAKFWVLTDDLSVEVYGTSFNVNTKKKKTGVFLEEGNIWLKLKNGADKKMIPGNYISYSAEKNKILEDKNIFNATIKTSWKNGSLLFENLSLEEAMEKIEEAYGFSIIFKDEKSKNTLITGAVPITNIDICIKAIEKSVDVLIIKKDSSLIISKK; this is encoded by the coding sequence ATGATTAAGAAGAAGTATAATACCATAAACGATTTTTTAGAAGATGCTTCTTTTAAAAATTGGGCACTACAAAATAATGGCACAGACATTAATTTTTGGGAATTTTGGATTGAAAAGAACCCTGATAAAGCCGTATTGGTAAACAAAGCAAAAGACCTTGTTTTAGGTATTTCTTTTGACAAGGCTTTAGTAAGCAAAGAAAAAGTGGCTTTCGAATGGGGTAAATTAGAGGCTAAAATTCAAGCTAAAAAAACAAAACCTAAAAGAAAAGTAAGATTTCTAAAACAATTTAGTGCAGCTGCATCTATACTTTTATTAATTTCTATTGGTTTTTATTTTATAAATAGTAATTCTAAAATTACACATAGAACAAATTATGGAGAAATTCTAACCATAAAACTACAAGATGGTAGCGATGTTACTTTAAACTCAAATTCTAGTTTATCTTATTATAAAAATGAAAGTAGAAAAGTTTGGTTGTCTGGTGAAGCTTTTTTTCAGGTTGATAAAAAAGTAGCTACAAATGCAAAATTTTGGGTCTTAACAGATGATTTGTCTGTAGAAGTTTACGGCACCTCTTTTAATGTAAATACAAAAAAGAAAAAAACAGGTGTTTTCTTAGAGGAAGGAAATATATGGTTAAAATTGAAAAATGGAGCAGATAAAAAAATGATTCCTGGTAATTATATTTCTTATTCCGCAGAAAAAAATAAAATATTAGAAGATAAAAACATATTTAATGCGACCATAAAAACTTCTTGGAAAAATGGTTCTTTACTTTTTGAAAACCTATCTTTGGAAGAAGCGATGGAAAAAATAGAAGAAGCTTACGGCTTTTCTATAATTTTTAAAGACGAAAAAAGTAAGAATACTTTAATTACAGGAGCCGTTCCTATTACAAATATTGACATCTGTATAAAAGCAATTGAAAAATCTGTTGATGTGCTTATTATCAAAAAAGATAGTAGCTTAATTATCAGTAAGAAATAA
- a CDS encoding RNA polymerase sigma factor gives MEKLTDKFLWKSLKEGDLNAFSVLFETYYPELHSYGLKISKNTALTEDTLQDFFMYVYEHRENLSDLETIAPYLFTSYKRFLLKVMKKNEKVKHTDFSNENFVDIQFTAEELMTNQETQRFKNKNLSTLLNKLPKRQKEAIYLKYYSGLKAKEISEIMGINYQSVVNTLHKAINSLKEEISIIKLFKL, from the coding sequence ATGGAAAAGCTGACGGATAAGTTTTTATGGAAATCATTAAAGGAAGGAGACTTGAATGCATTTTCTGTACTTTTTGAAACTTATTACCCAGAATTACATAGTTATGGCTTAAAAATATCGAAAAACACGGCTCTTACAGAAGATACTTTACAAGACTTTTTTATGTACGTTTATGAGCATCGAGAAAATTTAAGCGACTTAGAAACCATTGCACCTTACCTTTTTACATCTTACAAACGCTTTTTATTAAAAGTGATGAAAAAGAATGAAAAAGTAAAACATACAGACTTTTCCAATGAAAACTTTGTAGATATTCAATTTACAGCAGAAGAGTTGATGACAAACCAAGAAACACAACGGTTTAAAAATAAAAATCTTTCAACTTTATTAAATAAATTACCAAAAAGACAAAAAGAAGCCATTTATTTAAAATATTATAGTGGTTTAAAAGCCAAAGAGATATCAGAAATAATGGGTATTAATTATCAAAGTGTAGTAAATACACTTCACAAAGCAATAAATAGTTTGAAAGAAGAAATTTCTATTATTAAATTATTTAAGCTTTAA
- a CDS encoding TonB-dependent receptor — protein sequence MRQKYLSKLCAFAILFMLPLGFMAQTIKGKVTDKSGSALPYMNVLVKGTSTGTTTSDSGEFSLNVKGLPVTIVVSSIGFKTKQVKVTSNSFLNITIEDGDEALDEIVITGSRTPARSNTKSPLPIDIVSAKDLVSTGQTSFDKALQYKIPSFSTVQTPVNDATSLLDPYEIRNMGPSRTLILINGKRKNLSALLYTQTSPGRGETGSDISGIPIDAIKDIQVLRDGASAQYGSDAIAGVINIILKDSPDAGSATLRTGLTSEGDGEMFGVSVNNGSSIGDDKGFINYTVDFSKTNVSNRPGTVDAAGEAADFGANIADVNEFLSRNPDANNINGAPETAAAKFLVNGSYKLSEESNLYFNGAFINKKVNSFANYRTPYWRTLADDPYLAGFFPGDHPTNAGGYDGYVPTFEGDLNDYNATIGFKSVINDWNVDASFTTGGNSQTYKVSDSHNRNVVYSPSTWVDANNNGTIDQGEVTEGSQLYRENSKRSFDPGGTGFYHNVGNLDISKILTDNLSVAFGTEFRYETFEIIEGELGSYDGGGADSFAGNSPENSGKFTRYNFGGYASLNWNPTENLTLDGTIRSENYSDFGNAFVWKASGAYTFNDKYTLRSSVSTGFRAPTLHQIYTQKAQYSFVPGQGIQVGGLVNNVSSQAGLLGIDKLDAETSTNFTLGLGGKVNRNLSFTLDYYSINVKDRVVLSTEIGATAAGNTALDQVLTNNNLSDLSFFTNAIDTKTSGIDVVIGYNKIEVGEGKLGFNLSGNYVIENARDGAVKNPTIVADAGQSVVNETQEALFFTSRPKTKWILGTTYDIGKFGFSLNNTYFGKTKFAQQGLQNLESIFVNAADIPAGAVQDGGSDLRTEFTPKVVTDLGINFNATEKLTLSLNVNNLFNILPEWSFTNATATGQAIIDGAAVTNSPSNLITFNQRYSQMTYDGYHFSQLGTMFNLSLNYQF from the coding sequence ATGAGACAAAAGTATTTATCAAAATTATGTGCATTTGCTATTCTATTTATGCTTCCTCTAGGATTCATGGCGCAGACAATAAAAGGGAAAGTAACAGACAAATCAGGAAGTGCATTACCTTACATGAATGTTCTAGTAAAAGGAACTTCTACAGGAACTACAACTAGTGATTCTGGTGAGTTTAGCCTAAACGTTAAGGGTTTACCAGTAACTATAGTTGTATCTTCTATCGGTTTTAAGACTAAACAAGTAAAAGTAACAAGTAACTCTTTCTTAAACATTACAATAGAAGATGGGGACGAAGCTTTAGATGAAATTGTAATTACAGGGTCAAGAACTCCTGCAAGAAGTAATACAAAAAGTCCTTTACCAATAGATATTGTGTCTGCAAAAGATTTAGTTTCTACAGGACAAACCAGTTTTGATAAAGCTTTACAATACAAGATTCCATCTTTTAGTACGGTACAAACACCAGTTAATGATGCAACTTCTTTACTAGATCCGTATGAAATTAGAAATATGGGACCAAGTAGAACATTAATTCTTATTAACGGTAAGCGTAAAAACTTAAGTGCTTTATTATACACACAGACTTCTCCGGGTAGAGGTGAAACGGGTTCAGATATTTCTGGAATTCCAATTGATGCAATTAAAGATATACAAGTATTAAGAGACGGTGCTTCTGCACAATATGGTTCTGATGCAATTGCAGGTGTAATTAATATTATTTTAAAAGATAGCCCAGATGCTGGTTCTGCTACATTAAGAACAGGATTAACTTCTGAAGGTGATGGGGAAATGTTTGGTGTTTCTGTGAACAATGGTTCTTCTATTGGAGACGATAAAGGATTTATCAATTATACCGTAGATTTTTCTAAAACGAATGTTTCTAACAGACCAGGAACAGTTGATGCTGCTGGTGAAGCTGCAGATTTCGGAGCAAACATTGCAGATGTAAACGAATTTTTAAGTAGAAATCCAGATGCTAATAATATAAATGGAGCACCAGAAACTGCTGCTGCTAAATTTTTAGTAAATGGTTCTTATAAATTAAGTGAAGAATCTAATTTATATTTTAATGGTGCTTTTATTAACAAGAAAGTAAATTCTTTTGCAAATTATAGAACTCCTTATTGGAGAACTCTTGCAGATGATCCATATTTAGCAGGTTTTTTCCCGGGAGACCACCCAACAAATGCTGGTGGTTATGATGGTTATGTACCAACATTCGAAGGAGATTTAAATGATTATAATGCTACTATTGGTTTTAAATCTGTAATTAACGATTGGAATGTGGATGCTAGTTTTACAACTGGTGGAAACTCTCAAACTTATAAAGTAAGTGATTCTCATAATAGAAACGTTGTATATTCTCCATCTACTTGGGTAGATGCAAATAATAACGGAACTATAGATCAAGGTGAGGTTACTGAAGGTTCTCAATTATACAGAGAAAATTCTAAGAGATCTTTCGATCCAGGAGGAACAGGGTTTTATCATAATGTTGGAAATTTAGATATTTCTAAAATTCTTACAGATAACTTAAGTGTTGCTTTTGGTACAGAATTTAGATATGAAACTTTTGAAATTATTGAAGGAGAATTAGGTTCTTATGATGGTGGTGGTGCAGATTCATTTGCAGGAAATAGCCCAGAAAATTCAGGGAAGTTTACACGTTATAACTTTGGTGGTTATGCATCTTTAAATTGGAACCCAACAGAAAACTTAACTTTAGACGGAACAATTAGAAGTGAAAATTATTCAGATTTTGGTAATGCTTTTGTTTGGAAAGCAAGTGGAGCTTATACATTTAATGACAAGTATACTTTAAGAAGTTCTGTATCTACAGGGTTTAGAGCACCAACATTACACCAAATTTATACACAGAAAGCACAATATAGTTTTGTTCCGGGTCAAGGAATTCAAGTAGGTGGTTTGGTAAACAATGTGTCTTCACAAGCTGGTCTTTTAGGAATTGATAAGTTAGATGCTGAAACTTCAACAAACTTTACATTAGGTTTAGGAGGTAAAGTAAATAGAAACTTAAGTTTTACTTTAGATTACTATAGCATTAATGTTAAAGATAGAGTTGTTTTAAGTACAGAGATTGGAGCTACAGCAGCAGGAAATACTGCTTTAGATCAAGTTTTAACAAACAACAATTTAAGTGATTTAAGTTTCTTTACAAATGCTATAGATACAAAAACTTCTGGTATCGATGTTGTTATAGGTTATAACAAAATTGAAGTAGGAGAAGGTAAATTAGGTTTTAATTTATCTGGAAACTATGTAATAGAAAATGCAAGAGATGGAGCCGTTAAGAACCCAACAATAGTTGCTGATGCAGGACAATCTGTAGTTAATGAAACTCAAGAAGCTTTATTCTTTACTTCTAGACCAAAAACTAAATGGATTTTAGGAACTACTTATGATATTGGTAAATTCGGTTTTTCTCTAAATAACACATATTTTGGTAAAACTAAATTTGCACAACAAGGATTGCAAAATTTAGAAAGTATTTTTGTGAATGCTGCAGATATACCAGCAGGAGCAGTACAAGATGGTGGTTCTGATTTAAGAACAGAATTTACACCAAAAGTAGTTACAGATTTAGGTATTAACTTTAATGCTACTGAAAAGTTAACATTATCTTTAAATGTGAATAACTTATTTAATATATTACCAGAGTGGAGTTTTACAAATGCAACTGCAACAGGGCAGGCAATTATTGACGGTGCTGCTGTTACAAATTCTCCATCTAACTTAATTACTTTTAACCAGCGTTATTCTCAAATGACATATGATGGTTATCACTTTAGCCAATTAGGTACAATGTTTAATTTATCTTTAAACTACCAGTTTTAA
- a CDS encoding BatD family protein, with protein MKKQIFYILLFTATLSFAQKPMVKAEIDTTNIRIGEQFQLKISVDETANVIIPKIRLKGLEVIDSTRIDTIKNSLIRRYILTGFDSGAFYIPQQQIFVKNQAFLTDSLLVNVATVAIDTTKVKKFPIKSIKKEPFTFDDFKIYIYIALAILAIIGFWIYWFVIRKRKEEEEAPTYRTLPPYEEAILRLTELDDKLLWQNNKVKEYYSELTEIVRGYIERELKVPALENTTDEVLEMIKDFKKTDTIETSKETIDKLKDLLREADLVKFAKSKPLALEIEDDRKDAEFIIGNLKPKPIIEKEDELE; from the coding sequence ATGAAAAAACAAATATTCTACATACTACTATTTACTGCTACTCTAAGTTTTGCACAAAAACCAATGGTAAAAGCAGAAATAGACACCACAAATATTCGAATTGGTGAACAGTTTCAATTAAAAATTTCTGTGGATGAAACAGCCAACGTAATCATTCCTAAAATAAGATTAAAGGGCTTAGAAGTAATAGATTCTACAAGGATTGATACGATTAAAAATAGTTTAATTAGAAGATATATTTTAACCGGTTTTGATAGTGGCGCATTTTACATTCCGCAACAACAAATATTTGTAAAAAATCAGGCTTTTTTAACAGATTCTCTTTTAGTAAATGTAGCTACCGTTGCTATCGATACAACGAAGGTGAAGAAATTTCCGATAAAATCAATCAAAAAAGAACCTTTTACTTTCGATGATTTTAAAATATACATTTATATCGCTTTAGCAATTTTAGCCATTATTGGTTTTTGGATTTATTGGTTTGTTATCAGAAAAAGAAAAGAAGAAGAGGAAGCACCAACCTACAGAACTTTACCTCCTTATGAGGAAGCAATTTTAAGGTTGACTGAATTAGATGATAAATTATTGTGGCAAAACAATAAAGTAAAAGAATATTATTCTGAATTAACAGAAATTGTTCGTGGTTATATAGAACGTGAATTAAAAGTACCTGCATTAGAAAACACAACAGATGAAGTTTTAGAAATGATAAAAGATTTCAAAAAAACAGATACTATAGAAACTTCAAAAGAAACCATCGATAAATTAAAAGATTTATTGCGTGAAGCAGATTTGGTAAAGTTTGCAAAATCAAAACCATTGGCGTTAGAAATTGAAGACGATAGAAAAGATGCAGAATTTATTATAGGCAATTTAAAGCCTAAACCAATAATAGAAAAAGAAGATGAACTGGAGTAA
- a CDS encoding TonB-dependent receptor — protein MVQKLVFIKLILLVSVAFTSQKIVAQEHKQKSIPLATLLDKISNEHKIFFTYNANLLSGKKIQEKGFANLSLSESISLLEKITPFLFDDLGNSYYVIYAKQKYGKRKIHSKGNTVFSKSVLIDSTFNKKRVIVRGIVLSSDNIPLSGATLQEKESLAGTTTNSDGTFEFEIQHKNNITVSFLGHNSKTLQLQPKIFHTIVLLSGEELDEVQVVGSRNKNRVANDTPVAIDFIDIEKTSSKSSQVEINQFLQYAIPSFNASKQSGADGADHIDPATIRGLGPDQTLVLINGKRRHQASLINLYGTRGRGNSGTDLNAIPISAIKRIELLRDGASAQYGSDAIAGVINIVLRDADNELNVSSTLGFHNGDSNSVFPNKVDGFTYKLGLNYGTKISQGGFINISAEAVSTDNTLRPATTAREKYGQAAVKNVSLFLNSEIPIYRNTKLYVNGGFNYKNTASFAFTRVADSERNVLDIYPNGFNPLITSNILDNSLSVGLFTNFKEWNIDVNNTFGRNNFQYFIKNTLNATLEENSPTEFDAGGHQLIQNTTSIDFSRYFMAKSYGFNIALGLESRLDKYKIFSGEEASYGSYDVNGDLVSSKTPVSDYKTYNGMVRPGGSQGFPGYSPENEVDRNRSNFGLYLDTEIDFTKKFMIGAALRYEYYSDFGSTLNYKLASRYKITNKFNLRSSFSTGFRAPSLAQIYYNLTFTNFIGSKPTESLLVANNSPIARKFNIDNLKEEKAINFSLGFTAKLSTTFNAALDAYYVSVKDRIILSGNFDASNLGLGIDNVQFFANGVNTETTGVDLVLSWRKKMENTELSIDLSGNINYMRITEINNKQLDKETFFGERDQQFLLASAPKSKFNLGVNYQYKKLKTSLGLTRFSSVQLIDWQITQDVSNFNNSEKERLEASIDTYQPKITTDLHFSYQLSNIINLQLGASNLFNIYPTKQSSYTDSGGLWDATQMGTNGSFYYTKLNIKL, from the coding sequence ATGGTTCAAAAACTAGTATTCATAAAACTTATATTACTTGTTTCTGTAGCTTTTACTTCTCAAAAAATAGTTGCTCAAGAGCATAAACAAAAGTCAATTCCGTTGGCTACTTTACTAGATAAAATTAGTAATGAGCATAAGATTTTCTTTACTTACAATGCCAACTTGCTTTCTGGTAAAAAAATTCAAGAAAAAGGGTTTGCAAATTTATCTTTAAGTGAATCTATCTCTTTATTAGAAAAAATTACACCTTTTCTTTTTGATGATCTAGGAAATAGTTACTATGTTATTTACGCCAAACAAAAATACGGTAAACGGAAAATTCATTCTAAAGGAAACACCGTTTTCTCAAAGAGTGTTCTTATCGATAGTACTTTTAATAAGAAAAGAGTAATTGTTAGGGGTATTGTTTTAAGTTCAGATAATATACCTCTTAGTGGTGCAACTTTGCAAGAAAAAGAATCTTTAGCAGGAACAACCACAAATAGCGACGGAACTTTTGAGTTTGAAATTCAGCATAAAAATAATATTACCGTTAGTTTTTTAGGGCACAACTCTAAAACGCTTCAACTTCAACCTAAAATATTTCATACAATTGTTTTATTATCCGGTGAAGAATTAGATGAAGTACAAGTTGTAGGTTCTAGAAATAAAAACAGAGTTGCAAATGACACACCGGTTGCTATTGATTTTATAGATATTGAAAAGACATCTTCTAAAAGCAGTCAAGTAGAAATTAATCAATTTTTGCAATATGCAATCCCTTCATTTAATGCAAGCAAACAATCCGGAGCAGATGGGGCAGACCATATAGATCCTGCAACTATTAGAGGTTTAGGACCAGATCAGACGTTGGTTCTAATTAATGGAAAAAGGAGGCACCAAGCATCTTTAATAAATTTATATGGCACCAGAGGAAGAGGGAATTCTGGAACCGATTTAAATGCCATACCTATTTCTGCAATAAAAAGGATAGAATTATTAAGAGATGGTGCATCTGCACAATATGGTTCAGATGCCATTGCTGGTGTAATAAATATTGTTTTAAGAGATGCTGATAATGAGCTAAATGTAAGTTCTACTTTAGGTTTTCATAATGGTGATAGTAATAGTGTTTTTCCTAATAAAGTTGATGGTTTTACTTATAAATTAGGATTAAATTATGGTACAAAAATTAGCCAAGGAGGTTTTATTAATATTTCTGCCGAAGCAGTATCAACAGACAATACGTTAAGACCAGCAACTACAGCAAGAGAAAAATACGGACAAGCAGCAGTAAAGAATGTAAGTCTTTTTTTAAATTCTGAAATTCCGATTTATAGAAATACAAAATTGTATGTTAATGGTGGTTTTAATTATAAAAACACAGCATCTTTTGCTTTTACACGAGTAGCAGATAGTGAAAGGAATGTACTCGATATTTATCCAAATGGATTTAACCCATTAATCACATCAAATATTCTAGATAATTCATTATCAGTAGGGTTGTTTACAAACTTTAAAGAATGGAATATAGATGTAAATAATACTTTTGGAAGAAATAATTTCCAATATTTTATTAAAAATACGCTAAATGCTACCTTAGAAGAAAATTCGCCAACAGAGTTTGATGCAGGTGGGCATCAATTAATTCAAAATACTACAAGTATCGATTTTTCTAGATATTTTATGGCAAAATCTTATGGATTTAACATTGCTTTGGGGCTAGAGTCTCGGTTAGATAAGTATAAAATATTTTCTGGAGAAGAAGCTTCGTATGGTTCCTATGATGTTAACGGAGATTTGGTAAGCTCAAAAACACCAGTTTCAGATTATAAAACGTATAACGGTATGGTGAGACCAGGAGGTTCACAAGGGTTTCCTGGGTATTCTCCAGAAAATGAGGTAGATAGAAATAGATCTAATTTTGGTCTTTATTTAGATACAGAGATAGATTTTACTAAAAAATTTATGATTGGCGCTGCTTTACGTTATGAATATTATAGTGATTTTGGAAGCACATTAAATTATAAACTAGCATCGAGATATAAAATTACAAATAAATTCAATCTAAGAAGTTCTTTTAGTACTGGTTTTAGAGCACCTTCTTTAGCTCAAATTTATTACAACCTAACATTCACAAATTTTATAGGAAGTAAACCAACGGAATCACTTTTAGTAGCAAATAATAGTCCTATTGCAAGAAAATTTAACATAGATAATTTAAAAGAAGAAAAAGCTATAAATTTTAGTTTAGGATTTACTGCAAAACTAAGCACAACATTTAATGCAGCACTCGATGCTTATTATGTTTCAGTTAAAGATAGGATTATACTAAGTGGTAATTTTGATGCTTCAAACTTAGGTTTAGGAATAGATAATGTTCAGTTTTTTGCAAATGGTGTAAATACAGAAACTACAGGTGTAGATTTAGTTTTAAGTTGGAGAAAAAAAATGGAGAACACTGAGTTATCTATAGACTTATCTGGAAACATTAATTATATGAGAATTACAGAAATAAATAATAAACAGTTAGATAAAGAAACTTTTTTCGGAGAGCGAGATCAACAGTTTTTATTAGCTTCTGCTCCAAAAAGTAAATTTAATCTAGGAGTTAACTATCAATATAAAAAACTGAAGACATCTTTGGGATTAACAAGGTTTAGTAGCGTTCAATTAATTGATTGGCAAATAACCCAGGATGTATCAAACTTTAATAATTCAGAAAAAGAAAGATTAGAGGCTTCTATAGATACGTATCAACCAAAAATAACAACAGATTTACACTTCAGTTATCAATTAAGTAATATAATTAATCTCCAGTTAGGTGCCAGCAACTTGTTTAATATCTACCCAACCAAACAAAGTAGTTATACTGATAGTGGAGGATTGTGGGATGCTACACAAATGGGGACAAATGGCTCTTTTTACTACACAAAATTGAATATAAAGCTGTAG
- a CDS encoding DUF58 domain-containing protein — MDTKEILKKVRKIEIKTKRLSNDIFGGEYHSSFKGRGMTFSEVRQYQFGDDVRAIDWNVTARYNEPYIKVFEEERELTMMLLVDVSGSELFGTATQFKKDTVTEIAATLAFSATQNNDKVGLILFSDDIELFIPPKKGKSHVLRIIRELIEFKPKSKKTNIAAALKFLSSVMKKRAIVFMLSDFMDDDYEKTLKIAAKKHDLTGIRIFDKHDEEIPNLGMVPMLDSETGAVQLINTASKSVRTSYKANALRLTDYYTNMFKRSGAGTVNTRVDENYVKKLLGYFKHKGR, encoded by the coding sequence ATGGATACAAAGGAAATACTTAAAAAAGTTCGGAAAATAGAAATTAAGACAAAACGCTTGTCTAATGATATTTTTGGCGGTGAATACCATTCATCTTTCAAAGGACGTGGTATGACTTTTTCTGAAGTAAGGCAATACCAGTTTGGTGATGATGTAAGAGCCATAGATTGGAATGTTACCGCGCGTTACAATGAGCCTTATATTAAAGTTTTTGAAGAAGAACGCGAATTAACAATGATGCTTTTGGTTGATGTTTCTGGTTCTGAATTATTCGGAACAGCAACACAATTTAAAAAAGATACAGTTACTGAAATTGCCGCAACATTGGCATTCTCTGCCACCCAAAACAACGATAAAGTAGGTTTAATTTTATTTTCTGATGATATCGAACTTTTTATTCCTCCTAAAAAAGGAAAAAGTCATGTTTTAAGAATCATTAGAGAGTTAATTGAGTTCAAACCAAAGAGTAAAAAAACAAATATTGCTGCCGCTTTAAAGTTTTTATCTAGTGTGATGAAAAAAAGAGCCATTGTTTTTATGTTGTCTGATTTTATGGATGATGACTACGAAAAAACATTAAAAATTGCCGCAAAAAAACACGACTTAACAGGAATTAGAATTTTTGACAAACATGATGAAGAAATTCCTAATTTAGGAATGGTGCCCATGTTAGATTCAGAAACTGGCGCTGTTCAGTTGATAAACACAGCGTCTAAATCTGTAAGAACAAGTTACAAAGCAAATGCTTTGCGCTTAACAGATTATTACACAAACATGTTTAAGAGAAGTGGCGCAGGAACTGTTAACACCAGAGTTGACGAAAATTATGTAAAGAAATTATTGGGTTATTTTAAACACAAAGGAAGATAG
- a CDS encoding MoxR family ATPase — protein MDVDVRAINEKIERESAFIDILTLEMNKVIVGQKQMIESLLIGLLGNGHILLEGVPGLAKTLAINTLSKAVQASFSRVQFTPDLLPADVVGTMIYNMKENDFMIKKGPIFANFVLADEINRAPAKVQSALLEAMQERQITIGDTTFKLDEPFLVMATQNPVEQEGTYPLPEAQVDRFMLKVVIDYPKLQDEQIIMRQNLSGGFAKVNPVISVAQIIKAREVANEVYMDEKIEKYILDIIFATRYPEKYNLPKLKDLISFGASPRGSINLAKAAKCYAFIKRRGYVIPEDVRAVVFDVLRHRIGITYEAEAENITSVDIINQIINEVEVP, from the coding sequence ATGGATGTAGATGTAAGAGCTATTAACGAGAAAATCGAAAGAGAAAGTGCCTTTATAGATATTCTTACTTTAGAAATGAATAAAGTAATTGTGGGCCAAAAACAAATGATCGAAAGTTTGTTGATTGGGCTTCTTGGAAATGGACACATTTTATTAGAAGGAGTTCCTGGTTTGGCAAAAACTTTGGCAATTAATACCTTATCTAAAGCGGTACAAGCTAGTTTTAGTAGAGTACAATTTACGCCAGATTTATTACCAGCAGATGTTGTTGGAACCATGATTTATAACATGAAGGAAAATGACTTCATGATTAAAAAAGGACCCATTTTTGCGAATTTTGTATTAGCCGATGAGATTAACAGAGCGCCTGCAAAAGTGCAATCTGCTTTACTAGAAGCAATGCAAGAGCGTCAAATTACTATTGGAGATACTACTTTTAAGCTAGATGAACCTTTCTTAGTAATGGCAACTCAGAACCCAGTTGAGCAAGAAGGAACGTATCCTTTACCAGAAGCACAAGTAGATAGATTCATGCTAAAAGTGGTTATCGATTATCCGAAGTTACAAGATGAGCAAATTATTATGCGTCAGAATTTATCTGGCGGATTTGCAAAAGTAAATCCTGTAATTTCTGTAGCACAAATTATTAAAGCTAGAGAAGTTGCGAATGAAGTTTATATGGACGAGAAAATTGAAAAATATATTCTTGACATTATTTTTGCAACGCGTTATCCAGAAAAATATAACTTACCAAAATTAAAAGATTTAATTAGTTTTGGAGCTTCACCTCGTGGAAGCATCAACTTAGCAAAAGCAGCTAAATGTTATGCTTTCATTAAACGAAGAGGCTACGTTATACCAGAAGATGTTAGAGCTGTTGTTTTTGATGTTTTACGTCACAGAATAGGAATTACCTATGAAGCGGAAGCAGAAAACATAACGTCTGTAGACATTATAAACCAGATTATTAATGAAGTTGAAGTGCCATAA